The proteins below are encoded in one region of Micromonospora pisi:
- a CDS encoding ankyrin repeat domain-containing protein: MAEELDEETLAFAHRMFDLARDGRTAELVGQVAAGLPVDLTNDKGDTLLILAAYHAHPDTVAALLSHGADAARTNDRGQTALAAAAFRRSTETVNALLAAGADPHHGSPSAVETARFFELDEMLALLQRG; the protein is encoded by the coding sequence ATGGCCGAGGAGCTGGACGAGGAAACCCTCGCGTTCGCACACCGGATGTTCGACCTGGCGCGCGACGGGCGGACCGCCGAACTGGTCGGGCAGGTGGCGGCGGGACTGCCGGTCGACCTGACCAACGACAAGGGCGACACGCTGTTGATCCTGGCCGCATACCACGCCCACCCGGACACCGTCGCCGCCCTGCTCAGCCACGGCGCCGACGCCGCCCGGACAAACGACCGGGGGCAGACCGCTCTGGCGGCGGCGGCCTTCCGACGCTCCACCGAGACAGTCAACGCCCTGCTCGCGGCGGGCGCCGACCCCCACCACGGAAGCCCCTCGGCGGTCGAGACCGCCCGCTTCTTCGAACTGGACGAGATGCTCGCGCTGCTCCAACGCGGCTGA
- a CDS encoding DUF305 domain-containing protein: MTGTSRRRYVLVALVALLVVGGIVAIRLTSDDSPSTGHTAATADASGKPGPSAAGDGAGQDAPVIMPGRPGESASVASPGTQVAPNQPRYNTMDAEYIRMMIPHHSQALQMTELVPDRASDPRLKVLAGRIKDTQGPEILRMRGWLESHGLDPDEDKRRGHDHGTMAGMQSPEAIARLTAARGVEFDRLFIEMMTNHHQGAIDMSIALLKVGVDIIVEEIATAVASEQNIEIQRMRGLLPA, from the coding sequence ATGACCGGAACAAGCCGACGGCGGTACGTCCTCGTCGCACTCGTGGCGCTGCTGGTGGTCGGCGGTATCGTCGCCATCCGGCTCACCTCCGACGACTCTCCGTCCACTGGGCACACTGCCGCGACAGCCGACGCCAGCGGCAAGCCCGGCCCTTCCGCCGCGGGTGACGGGGCCGGCCAGGACGCACCGGTGATCATGCCCGGTCGCCCCGGTGAGTCCGCTTCGGTCGCCTCCCCCGGCACGCAGGTCGCACCGAACCAACCGCGTTACAACACAATGGACGCGGAGTACATCCGGATGATGATCCCCCACCACAGCCAGGCCCTGCAGATGACCGAACTGGTACCCGACCGGGCCAGCGATCCCCGACTCAAGGTGCTGGCCGGGCGGATCAAGGACACCCAGGGACCGGAGATCCTGCGCATGCGCGGCTGGCTCGAGTCCCACGGGCTCGACCCGGACGAGGACAAGCGGCGCGGCCACGACCACGGCACGATGGCCGGCATGCAGAGCCCCGAGGCGATCGCCCGGCTCACCGCCGCCCGGGGAGTCGAGTTCGACCGGCTCTTCATCGAAATGATGACCAACCACCACCAGGGCGCGATCGACATGTCGATCGCCCTGCTCAAGGTCGGCGTCGACATCATCGTCGAGGAGATCGCCACGGCGGTGGCCTCGGAACAGAACATCGAGATCCAGCGGATGCGCGGGCTGCTGCCGGCGTAG
- a CDS encoding LVIVD repeat-containing protein, protein MFNLSPSGPRQLRIVGLAASALLVLGVATAPPSSAAEPAAAATTVDTIPGVDEISSSPNLRQIANVPKVGPFNTEAALNSDLAFSGNYAFAGNYDGFVVFDIKNPRAPKVVSQVLCTGAQNDITVHGDLLFLSTDSSRSDDSCASTSQTAANPASWEGIKIFDIKDKKNPRYIKSVETKCGSHTHTLVPSKDKKTVYLYVSSYSPNASFPDCQPPHDLISIVKVPVKKPTDAAVVATPVLFPEGGNPGGNGSSSTTGCHDITVFAEKDLAAGACMGDGVLFDIKNREAPRVISSVRDTTNFSFWHSATFNNEGTKVVFTDELGGGGAPTCNPTIGATRGADGVYDITGRGDARTLVFRSYFKIPRTNTDFENCVSHNGSLIPVLGRDIMVQAWYQGGISVWDFTNSAQPKEIAYWERGPVSDSRSVTGGSWSAYYYNGYIYSNDIQKGLDVLDLNDWRTWTAKLHSYKEFNPQTQPEYWSW, encoded by the coding sequence ATGTTCAACCTTTCACCGTCAGGGCCGCGGCAACTCCGGATTGTCGGACTTGCCGCGAGCGCCCTGCTCGTGCTCGGCGTTGCCACCGCTCCGCCCAGCAGTGCGGCCGAACCGGCCGCCGCAGCGACCACCGTGGACACCATCCCCGGTGTCGACGAGATCTCGAGCAGTCCGAACCTGCGTCAGATCGCCAATGTACCGAAGGTGGGACCGTTCAACACCGAGGCCGCCCTCAACAGCGACCTCGCCTTCTCGGGAAACTACGCCTTCGCCGGTAACTACGACGGGTTTGTCGTCTTCGACATCAAGAACCCGCGTGCGCCGAAGGTCGTCTCCCAGGTCCTCTGCACCGGCGCCCAGAACGACATCACCGTCCACGGTGACCTGTTGTTCCTGTCCACCGACTCGTCCCGCAGCGACGACTCGTGCGCCAGCACGTCCCAGACGGCGGCCAACCCCGCCTCCTGGGAGGGCATCAAGATCTTCGACATCAAGGACAAGAAGAACCCCCGCTACATCAAGTCCGTCGAGACCAAGTGCGGGTCGCACACCCACACCCTGGTCCCGAGCAAGGACAAGAAGACGGTCTACCTGTACGTCTCCTCGTACAGCCCGAACGCCTCCTTCCCGGACTGCCAGCCGCCGCACGACCTCATCTCCATCGTCAAGGTCCCGGTGAAGAAGCCGACCGACGCCGCCGTGGTGGCGACGCCGGTGCTCTTCCCGGAGGGCGGTAACCCGGGCGGCAACGGCAGCTCGTCCACGACCGGCTGCCACGACATCACCGTCTTCGCGGAGAAGGACCTCGCCGCGGGTGCCTGCATGGGCGACGGTGTGCTGTTCGACATCAAGAACCGGGAAGCGCCGCGGGTGATCAGCTCCGTGCGTGACACCACCAACTTCTCGTTCTGGCACTCCGCCACCTTCAACAACGAGGGCACCAAGGTCGTCTTCACCGACGAGCTCGGTGGCGGCGGCGCGCCGACCTGCAACCCGACGATCGGCGCCACCCGTGGCGCCGACGGTGTCTACGACATCACCGGTCGCGGCGACGCCCGCACGCTGGTCTTCCGTAGCTACTTCAAGATTCCGCGGACCAACACGGACTTCGAGAACTGCGTGTCGCACAACGGCTCGCTGATCCCGGTCCTGGGCCGCGACATCATGGTGCAGGCCTGGTACCAGGGCGGCATCTCGGTCTGGGACTTCACCAACTCGGCCCAGCCCAAGGAGATCGCCTACTGGGAGCGGGGCCCGGTCTCGGACAGCCGTTCCGTCACGGGTGGATCGTGGTCCGCGTACTACTACAACGGCTACATCTACTCCAACGACATCCAGAAGGGTCTGGACGTCCTGGACCTGAACGACTGGCGTACCTGGACTGCGAAGCTGCACTCCTACAAGGAGTTCAACCCGCAGACCCAGCCGGAGTACTGGTCCTGGTGA
- a CDS encoding DUF3500 domain-containing protein: MDDSVRRQMRDAATTLLAALPGPARELAARPFGAEADRRWIEYRPRPRPGACVADLDRAARKAAHRLLATALSPHAYAQAMTIVALEEVLDRQEGWHRGRHSDDYWVTIFGDPGRDDQWSWRFEGHHLSITMTIRDDQVFPTPVFLGANPARVSYAGRTISRPLAPEEDLGRALLEAIGPTGRRAAIISDEAPDDIHSGTSPVADARIEPLGMSASGLGPTARATLDQLVALYLDRLPAELAAAEATRIGGGELHFAWQGPTRPGRRHYYRIQGDDLLIEYDNTSDDGNHAHTVLRRPHSDFGNDVLAAHRAATAH; encoded by the coding sequence GTGGATGACTCCGTACGCCGCCAGATGCGCGACGCCGCGACGACGCTGCTCGCGGCGCTACCCGGCCCGGCACGCGAACTCGCCGCCCGTCCCTTCGGCGCCGAGGCGGACCGGCGGTGGATCGAATACCGGCCCCGGCCCCGGCCCGGAGCCTGCGTGGCCGACCTCGACCGGGCCGCGCGCAAGGCAGCGCACCGGCTGCTGGCAACCGCACTGAGCCCACACGCGTACGCCCAGGCGATGACGATCGTCGCGCTGGAGGAGGTGCTCGACCGGCAGGAGGGATGGCACCGGGGCCGGCACAGTGACGACTACTGGGTGACCATCTTCGGCGACCCGGGTCGGGACGACCAGTGGTCGTGGCGGTTCGAGGGACACCACCTGTCGATCACCATGACCATCCGCGACGACCAGGTCTTTCCCACCCCGGTCTTCCTCGGCGCGAACCCCGCCCGGGTCAGCTACGCCGGCCGGACCATCAGCCGTCCGCTGGCCCCGGAGGAAGACCTCGGGCGGGCGCTGCTGGAGGCGATCGGCCCGACCGGCCGCCGTGCGGCGATCATCTCCGACGAGGCACCCGACGACATCCACAGCGGAACCTCACCGGTGGCCGACGCCCGGATCGAACCGCTCGGGATGAGCGCGTCCGGGCTGGGGCCGACCGCCCGGGCCACGCTCGACCAGCTCGTCGCCCTCTATCTCGACCGGTTACCGGCGGAGCTGGCCGCCGCGGAGGCGACCCGGATCGGCGGCGGCGAGCTGCACTTCGCCTGGCAGGGGCCGACCCGTCCGGGGCGGCGGCACTACTACCGGATCCAGGGCGACGACCTGCTGATCGAGTACGACAACACCAGCGACGACGGCAACCACGCGCACACTGTGCTGCGCCGCCCGCACAGCGACTTCGGCAACGACGTACTGGCCGCGCACCGGGCCGCCACGGCGCACTGA